From Poecile atricapillus isolate bPoeAtr1 chromosome Z, bPoeAtr1.hap1, whole genome shotgun sequence, one genomic window encodes:
- the LOC131572731 gene encoding dihydrolipoyl dehydrogenase, mitochondrial: MQRWGRVSCALARRSHFDRIHHGLQGVCAVPQRSYADQVDADVTVIGSGPGGYVAAIKAAQLGFKTVCVEKNATLGGTCLNVGCIPSKALLNNSHLYHLAHGKDFANRGIEITGIRLNLEKMMEQKSSAVKALTGGIAHLFKQNKVVHVSGFGKITGKNQVTATKEDGSTQVINTKNILIATGSEVAPFPGITIDEDNIVSSTGALSLKKVPEKMVVIGAGVIGVELGSVWQRLGADVTAVEFMGHVGGMGIDMEISKNFQRILQKQGFKFKLNTKVTGATKRPDGKIDVAVEAAAGGKAEVITCDVLLVCIGRRPFTKNLGLEELGIELDKKGRIPVNNRFQTKIPNIYAIGDVVAGPMLAHKAEDEGIICVEGMAGGAVHIDYNCVPSVIYTHPEVAWVGKSEEQLKEEGVEYKIGKFPFAANSRAKTNADTDGMVKILSQKSTDRMLGAHILGSGAGEMVNEAALAMEYGASCEDVARVCHAHPTVSEAFREANLAASFGKAINF, from the exons ATGCAGCGTTGGGGCCGCGTCTCCTGTGCGCTCGCTCGG aGAAGCCATTTTGATCGGATTCATCATGGTCTTCAGGGGGTTTGTGCAGTGCCACAAAGGTCCTATGCTGATCAAG TTGATGCTGACGTCACGGTTATTGGCTCTGGGCCTGGAGGATATGTTGCTGCTATCAAAGCAGCTCAGCTTGGATTTAAG ACTGTCTGtgtagaaaaaaatgcaacGTTAGGGGGAACCTGTCTGAATGTTGGATGTATTCCATCCAAG GCCTTGCTGAACAACTCACATCTGTATCATTTGGCCCATGGAAAAGATTTCGCTAACAGAGGAATTGAAA TTACAGGAATCCGTTTGAATCTAGAGAAGATGATGGAACAGAAGAGTAGTGCAGTGAAGGCCTTAACAGGTGGAATTGCtcatttatttaaacaaaacaag GTTGTACATGTATCTGGGTTTGGAAAAATAACTGGCAAAAACCAAGTGACTGCAACTAAAGAAGATGGCAGCACACAAGTTATCAATACAAAGAACATACTCATAGCCACAGGCTCAGAAGTTGCTCCCTTCCCTGGAATTACT ATTGATGAAGATAACATTGTGTCATCCACTGGTGCACTGTCACTGAAAAAAGTTCCTGAAAAGATGGTTGTCATTGGTGCAGGAGTCATTGGTGTGGAACTG GGTTCAGTTTGGCAGCGCCTCGGTGCAGATGTGACAGCTGTTGAGTTCATGGGCCATGTTGGTGGAATGGGAATTGACATGGAGATCTCTAAAAACTTCCAACGTATTCTTCAGAAGCAGGGATTCAAGTTTAAACTGAACACCAAAGTTACTGGTGCTACCAAGAGACCAGATGGAAAAATAGATGTAGC TGttgaagctgctgctggtggcaaGGCAGAAGTAATAACTTGTGATGTGCTCCTAGTTTGCATTGGTAGGCGCCCTTTTACAAAAAATCTAGGTCTTGAGGAACTTGGAATTGAACTTGATAAGAAGGGAAGAATTCCAGTCAACAACAGATTCCAAACCAAGATTCCAAA CATCTATGCTATTGGTGATGTAGTTGCTGGACCTATGCTGGCCCACAAAGCTGAGGATGAAGGCATTATTTGTGTAGAAGGCATGGCTGGGGGAGCAGTTCACATTGACTATAACTGCGTTCCCTCTGTGATCTACACTCACCCTGAAGTGGCCTGGGTTGGAAAGTCAGAAGAACAGCTGAAAGAAGAG GGTGTAGAAtacaaaattgggaaatttCCATTTGCTGCAAACAGTAGAGCAAAGACAAATGCTGACACAGATGGCATGGTGAAGATACTTAGTCAAAAGTCCACAGACAGGATGTTGGGTGCACACATTTTAGGCTCA GGTGCTGGTGAAATGGTGAATGAAGCTGCCCTTGCTATGGAATACGGAGCATCGTGTGAAGATGTAGCCAGAGTTTGCCATGCCCATCCA ACGGTGTCAGAAGCCTTCAGGGAAGCAAACCTAGCAGCATCCTTTGGCAAAGCTATCAACTTCTAA